One genomic segment of Dysosmobacter sp. Marseille-Q4140 includes these proteins:
- a CDS encoding site-specific integrase, producing MGKKRANGEGSIRKRKDGRWEGFYTASYDPATGRQKIKNVLGKTQAEVKEKLKKAIADSQRLDMNRSGTHTVKSWVQMWYEVYAEPRLRENTKDYYLNYINNHIIPGLGDIKLDKLSTIQIQKFYNDLQKNGRVQRYKHIQLKNKGLSVRVVHGIHTLLNNCLEQAVAERLILVNPARGCKLPKMEKREMKVLPEEKIRPYLMEADKRGLLAPFYLELTTGLRRGELLALLWTDLDVENRTISITKQVTRTKGELVVSQPKTHNSIRVLPVSQQAVELLVEEHKKHPGNPYMFPSPKTGGMFDPDSFRHTHEKILKAIGTEHIRFHDLRHTFATLSLKNGVDVKTLSSTLGHYSAGFTLSTYTHATPDMMREAADTMGDVIGKAM from the coding sequence ATGGGAAAGAAACGAGCTAACGGAGAAGGCAGCATCCGCAAACGGAAGGATGGTAGGTGGGAGGGGTTCTACACAGCGTCCTATGACCCGGCGACCGGGAGGCAGAAAATTAAGAATGTATTGGGGAAGACCCAGGCGGAGGTCAAGGAGAAGCTGAAAAAGGCCATTGCGGACAGCCAGCGGCTGGACATGAATCGCAGCGGCACTCACACGGTAAAAAGCTGGGTGCAGATGTGGTACGAGGTCTACGCCGAGCCCAGGCTTCGTGAGAACACCAAGGACTATTATTTGAACTACATCAACAACCACATCATCCCTGGACTGGGGGACATCAAGCTGGACAAGCTCTCCACGATCCAGATCCAGAAGTTCTACAACGATCTCCAGAAGAACGGTCGAGTACAGCGGTACAAGCACATTCAGTTGAAGAACAAGGGGCTCAGCGTCCGGGTGGTCCACGGTATCCATACCTTGCTGAATAACTGCCTGGAGCAGGCTGTGGCGGAGCGGCTGATCCTGGTGAACCCCGCGAGAGGCTGCAAGCTGCCAAAGATGGAAAAGCGGGAGATGAAGGTCCTGCCGGAAGAGAAGATTCGGCCCTATCTGATGGAAGCAGACAAGCGGGGATTACTGGCACCCTTCTATCTGGAACTGACCACGGGACTGAGAAGGGGAGAGCTGCTGGCCCTCCTCTGGACGGACTTGGACGTGGAGAACCGAACCATCTCCATCACGAAGCAGGTGACGCGCACTAAGGGAGAACTGGTAGTAAGCCAGCCCAAGACCCACAATTCTATCCGCGTTCTGCCGGTTTCACAGCAGGCGGTGGAGTTGCTGGTGGAAGAGCACAAGAAGCACCCGGGAAATCCCTATATGTTCCCGTCGCCCAAGACGGGTGGGATGTTCGATCCAGATTCCTTCCGGCACACCCACGAGAAGATCCTGAAAGCCATCGGCACCGAGCACATCCGGTTCCACGATCTCCGGCATACCTTCGCCACGCTCTCTCTGAAGAACGGGGTGGATGTGAAGACCCTGTCCAGTACCCTGGGACATTACAGTGCGGGCTTCACTCTCAGCACCTACACCCACGCCACGCCGGATATGATGCGGGAGGCAGCGGATACGATGGGCGATGTAATTGGAAAGGCGATGTAA
- a CDS encoding helix-turn-helix domain-containing protein, which produces MLSVPEMAAVLGISRAGACELARSEGFPALRIGNRIVIPKDELREWIKRNVGKQETQ; this is translated from the coding sequence ATGCTCTCGGTTCCGGAGATGGCAGCGGTGCTGGGAATCTCCCGTGCCGGGGCTTGTGAGCTAGCTCGTTCGGAAGGCTTTCCTGCACTGAGGATCGGTAATCGCATCGTGATCCCCAAGGATGAACTTCGGGAATGGATCAAGCGAAATGTGGGGAAGCAGGAGACCCAGTAA
- a CDS encoding SEL1-like repeat protein, whose product MARLIVKSPYIKCGGGQGADGYLCYIATRERVEIIPDDRPPTRKQEQLITKLAKDFPDVKELLEYEDYTTHPTKANASSLITLALEEHWKQVQQTDGYMKYIATRPRAERLGDHGLFGDTDRVDLDAAMSELEHYTGNVWTHIISLHREDAERLGYNNAQAWRALIRAHRNDIAVAMRIPPQDFRWYAAFHDEGHHPHVHMMAWSVKPGQAHLDRDGIRQMKSQLTNDIFQQELLHVYEQKSVSRDELVKVTRKVMLELSQQMRDTICEHTQAEQMIWKLSRQLGEVKGKKSYGYLPRPMKRQVDEIVDQLECVPVVNECYQKWWELQCQVNEFYSGKKQQRPPLSKQKEFRAIRNAVIREAENIRLGKITFEDEKMEERGEWVENWEVSYECLRLRARIEDRKLPLAQRDEVAEDLEQLAEYGDVHAQYFLGLLYRDGGLLLPDAEQAAHWLELAAKRNLPAAQYALGKLYLSDDPEVHDTSNGLHWLERAARNGSTDAAYRMGKVYLTGRSVRKDAVKAAEYLRHAADNNHPWANYLLGKLYLTGNGVPKDEEAAWNCFRMADAFGHPYAQYILDRQEQWQRPELLLTVSRLLYHMSNIFRDNVPSAPAQPRMHIDRKRMQELQEMRIALGHQPDDHEEEQTQTWGGMTMKGW is encoded by the coding sequence ATGGCAAGACTGATCGTCAAGAGTCCGTACATCAAGTGCGGAGGTGGTCAGGGTGCAGACGGTTACCTTTGCTACATCGCAACGCGGGAGCGGGTGGAGATCATCCCGGATGACCGTCCGCCAACCCGCAAGCAGGAACAGCTCATCACAAAGCTGGCGAAAGACTTCCCGGATGTGAAGGAGCTGCTGGAGTATGAGGACTACACAACGCATCCGACGAAAGCCAACGCCTCGTCGCTGATCACGCTGGCGCTGGAGGAACACTGGAAGCAGGTGCAGCAGACGGATGGCTACATGAAGTACATCGCCACCCGGCCCCGCGCCGAGCGGCTGGGTGACCACGGCCTGTTCGGTGACACGGATCGTGTGGATCTGGATGCCGCCATGTCCGAACTGGAGCACTACACCGGCAATGTCTGGACACACATCATCTCTCTGCACCGGGAGGACGCGGAACGTCTTGGCTACAACAATGCGCAGGCATGGCGGGCACTGATCCGTGCGCACCGGAACGACATCGCGGTAGCCATGCGCATCCCGCCTCAAGACTTCCGGTGGTACGCGGCGTTCCATGATGAAGGCCATCATCCTCACGTCCACATGATGGCCTGGTCGGTGAAACCGGGACAAGCACACTTGGACCGGGATGGCATCCGCCAGATGAAGTCCCAGCTCACCAACGATATCTTCCAACAGGAACTGCTCCATGTCTACGAGCAAAAGTCTGTCTCACGAGATGAACTGGTGAAAGTGACTCGGAAAGTCATGCTGGAACTGTCCCAGCAGATGCGGGATACAATCTGTGAGCACACCCAGGCAGAGCAGATGATCTGGAAGCTGTCCCGGCAGCTGGGTGAGGTCAAAGGCAAGAAGTCCTACGGTTATCTTCCGCGGCCCATGAAGCGGCAGGTGGATGAGATCGTGGATCAGCTGGAGTGCGTTCCTGTCGTCAACGAGTGCTATCAGAAGTGGTGGGAGCTCCAGTGTCAGGTCAATGAGTTCTACTCGGGAAAGAAACAGCAGCGTCCGCCGCTGTCAAAACAGAAGGAGTTCCGGGCCATCCGGAACGCTGTCATCCGGGAGGCAGAGAATATCCGCCTGGGCAAGATCACCTTCGAGGACGAGAAGATGGAAGAACGGGGCGAGTGGGTGGAAAACTGGGAAGTCTCCTACGAGTGCCTGCGACTGCGTGCCAGGATCGAAGACAGGAAGCTGCCGCTGGCCCAGCGAGATGAGGTAGCAGAGGATCTGGAACAGCTGGCGGAGTACGGTGATGTTCATGCCCAGTACTTCCTGGGACTGCTGTACCGGGACGGCGGCTTGCTGCTGCCAGACGCGGAACAAGCCGCCCACTGGCTGGAGCTGGCGGCAAAGCGAAATCTGCCCGCGGCTCAATATGCCCTTGGCAAGCTATATCTCTCTGACGATCCGGAGGTGCATGATACTTCCAACGGCCTTCACTGGTTGGAACGAGCAGCTCGAAACGGGAGCACAGACGCTGCCTATCGGATGGGGAAGGTATACCTGACAGGCAGGTCTGTGCGAAAGGACGCAGTCAAAGCGGCGGAATATCTCCGCCACGCCGCTGACAACAATCATCCCTGGGCGAACTATCTGCTGGGGAAGCTGTACCTCACCGGAAACGGCGTCCCCAAAGACGAAGAAGCGGCGTGGAACTGCTTTCGGATGGCGGATGCGTTTGGTCATCCCTATGCTCAGTACATTCTGGACAGGCAGGAGCAATGGCAACGCCCGGAACTGCTGCTGACAGTATCCCGCCTGCTCTACCACATGAGCAATATCTTCCGGGACAACGTGCCCAGTGCGCCCGCACAGCCGCGCATGCACATCGACCGCAAGAGAATGCAGGAACTCCAGGAGATGCGGATCGCCCTGGGGCATCAGCCTGACGACCATGAAGAAGAGCAAACCCAGACCTGGGGCGGCATGACTATGAAGGGGTGGTGA